A portion of the Magnolia sinica isolate HGM2019 chromosome 17, MsV1, whole genome shotgun sequence genome contains these proteins:
- the LOC131231209 gene encoding peptidyl-prolyl cis-trans isomerase CYP19-3 gives MANPKVFFDVLIGKAKAGRIVMELFADVTPKTAENFRALCTGEKGIGRLGKPLHYKGSIFHRIIPNFMCQGGDFTRGNGTGGESIYGMKFEDENFKKKHTGPGILSMANSGPNTNGSQFFICTEKTAWLDGKHVVFGQVVDGYSVVKAMEKVGSDSGSTTSTVVIEDCGQVTEG, from the coding sequence ATGGCAAATCCGAAGGTTTTCTTTGACGTTTTGATTGGAAAGGCAAAAGCTGGCCGAATTGTAATGGAACTATTTGCAGATGTCACCCCAAAAACAGCTGAGAACTTCCGTGCCCTCTGCACGGGTgagaaagggattggaaggttggGCAAGCCTCTACACTACAAGGGCTCGATTTTCCACCGCATAATCCCGAACTTCATGTGTCAGGGTGGGGATTTCACTAGGGGTAATGGAACAGGAGGTGAATCAATATACGGGATGAAATTTGAGGATGAGAATTTCAAGAAGAAGCACACGGGTCCTGGCATACTATCAATGGCCAATTCAGGCCCAAACACAAATGGATCACAGTTCTTTATATGCACTGAGAAGACAGCTTGGCTGGATGGGAAGCATGTCGTCTTTGGGCAAGTTGTGGATGGTTATAGTGTCGTCAAGGCAATGGAGAAGGTGGGTTCAGATAGCGGGTCGACAACATCTACGGTTGTGATTGAAGATTGCGGTCAGGTAACGGAAGGCTGA